A region of the bacterium HR11 genome:
CGGGCGTTCGGCCCCTTCACGACGAATTTCCCGGGTCCCGGACGTCCGGCATCAATCCGACCATGGACCATAGGCCACAGACCATGGACCGGCTTGGGCCCCGGGGGTCTATGGTCCATGGTCCATGGTCTGTGGTCTGTGGTCTATGGTCCATGGTCGGATTGATGAGACCGGTTCTATTCTCCCGTTCCCGATCCCCATCCCGCATCCTGGATCTTGCATCAATCCTCCCCCATCATCCCGGAACGGAAGTTTTTTGATCAGACGTGACGGTTGTGCTAAACTGAAGGCCTCGATAAGCAGGGCCATCGAGGAGATTCCGTTGGCGACTTCCAGGTCCGACCGAGACGTGCACGCCAGCCCGCCGACCGCCGTCTCCCGGGAATTGCCGAAGACCGTCCCTTCCGACGAGGCCGTCGGGCGAGGACTGGGGAGCCGCCCCGGGCCCAAGGTTGGAGCCGCTTCCGATGAGTGGAACCAGCCGGGGCCGCCCATGACCGAGCAACAGACGCTCGAACAGCTCCTCGAGTACGTCCGGCGGCTCATCAAAAAATACCAAGCCCTGGAGGCGGAGAATCAGGCCCTGCGGCGGCGGATAGACGACCTCCAGCAGAGAGCGGACGCGACGGAACAGGAGAACCAGAAACTTCGAGCCCGCCTGGAAACCTTGGAAGCCGAACGGGACGCCATCCGCCTCCAGGTCGCCGAGCTCGTGCGCGAGCTTGAGAACCTCGAATTGGAATGAGGCCCCATGCCGGTCCGGGTTCAGATCCTGGGCGTGCAACTGCAATTACGCACCACCGTCCCCCACGACGTCCTGATTCAGGTCCTCCAGGACGTCGAGGCCCGGGCCCGTCAGATCATGGAACTCACCGGAGAGACGAACCGGGCCCACGTGTTCCTCATCACGGCCCTCAACCTGGCCTTGGAACTCCACGAGGCTCGACAGGGCTACCGGTCCCTTTCCCAGACGGCCGGCCATCTCCTGAAAGAGCTTCAAGCCTGCCTGCAAGAGGAGTCCCGAGAGACCTCCCGGCTGGACATCCTGACCACACCGGAGGAATCGACGGATTGAGGGGGAGGACCCCGACCAGGATGCAGGATGGGGATCGGGAACGGGAGAATAGAACCGGTCTCATCAATCCGACCATGGACCATAGACCACAGACCACAGACCATGGACCATGGACCATAGACCCCCGGGGCCCAAGCCGGTCCATGGTCTGTGGTCTATGGTCCATGGTCGGATGGATGCCGGACGTCCGGGAACCCGGGAAATTCGTCGTGAAGGGGCCGAACGCCCGAATGACCGAAAAGGGATCCAAGCCCCGCTCGCAAGAGCGGGGGCGCTATTTCAACGCGGCGTCGTGACGGCGGGACGGCGAGCCGGGGTCCGATATCGATCCCGGACTTTACAAACTATTCGCCACTCGCTACTCGCCATTCGCCATTCGCCATTCGCCATTCGCTACTCGCTATTCGCCACTCGCCACTCGCCGTTCGCCATTCGCCCTATTAAAAACCGGGACCCGGCACCGGATACCCGGGACCTGACTTCACAGTCCGCCATGACGAGTGTCGCTTCGTATCGTCTGTGGGAATGGCCTTGGCAGTGGGTCCGGGACCTCGTCCCCGGGACGTTCGACACGGTCCTCTTGCCCGTCGGGACGATGGAGGCTCACGGCGTTATCCCGCTGGGGACGGATGCCCTCGTGCCCCTGGCCCTGGCCGAGGCGCTGGCACCCCGCCTGCCGGCCGTCGTGGCGCCCCCTATTTACTACGGCCTGACGAGTTCCTTCCGGCACTACCCGGGTTCGATGACGCTCCCGGCTCGGTTATTTACAGCTTACGCAGGTCACGTGCTCGCCGAGCTGGCCCGGATGGGCTTCCGGAAGCTGGTCGTCCTGAACGGCCACGGGGGACAAGCCGCTGAGGTTCGGGAAGCCGCCCGGCGGGTCCACCGGAGGGCCGCTTGCGGAGTTGTCGTCCTCGAGTGGTGGGAGCATGCGCCCGTCCCCGACTTCATGGGGCCGCCCGGAAGCCACGGCGGGACGGCCGAGACGGCGGCCGTCCAGGCAATCCGACCCGAGTGGGTCTACCGGGACCTGTGGCGGGAGGACCTCCAGGCACCCGTCCGACCGGGCCTGCAGGCCTACCCCTTCCCGGGTCCCGTCATGCAGGTCGAAGGCGAGACGCTCCGGTTCCTGTCGGAGGCCGAGGCCCGGGCCTACTTCGACAGCGTCGTGGCCGTCGTGGAAGCGACTCTCCGCCGGGTCTTCCGCCAGTGGTCCGACCTGGGGTTGGTGGAATAGTCGGTGCTGGGTGTCGGGCCTGGGCCTCAGGGGCCCAGACCGGTTCACCTCGCATCACGCCGCTTCCGTCGACTGGATGGCCTTTGGCTTGCGGCGCTTGCCCAACAGACGGGCGACCAACGTGGCGGGCATCAGGGCCGACAGGACCACGTGACCCGTGTCCAGGATCAGGACGGAACGGGTCTGACGGCCCTCCGTCACGTCGATGACCTTTCCCATCTGCTTGGCTTCCTTGCGGAGGCGCTTGATGGGAGCCGAACGGGGCGACACGATGGCGATGATGCGGCTGGCGATCACGGCGTTGCCGTGACCCACGTTCAAGATCTCACGCATACCCTTTCCTCTCTGGGATCCGATCTCATCCTCCCTCACGGGCCCGCGCCCTGTCCGAGCGGACAGGGGCATTCCTCCCATCTGGAAGGCCCCACGGTCGAATCGGCGACCGCGCGCAGTATCAACTGTAATTTAGTCCTTCCGGAGCCAAGCGTAAAGGGCTTCGGCCCGCCGGCGACCGACGACCCGAGCGATCTCCTCGACGGGGGTCTCCCGCAGGACGTCCAGACTCCCGAAGCGTTCGAGGAGCCGACGGGCCAGGCGGGGACCGATGCCCGGGACTTCCGTCAGGGCCAACTGAAGCTCGGCCCGGCGGTGGAGACGCCGGTAGTAGCCGATGACCCAGCGGTGGGCCTCGTCCCGGACGTGCTGGAGGAGCCGCAGGGCCGGTGTATGGCGGGGCCACCGGAGGGGCTCCGGCGAGGTAGGCACGTAGATTTCTTCCTCTCGCTTCGCCAGGGCGATGACGGGGATGTGGCCACAGCCGGCCTGGGCCAGGGCCTCTTGAGCCGCATGAAGCTGGCCCCGGCCGCCGTCGATCAGGATCAGGTCAGGAAGTGGCAATCGCTCCCGCAGGGAACCGGCGTAGCGCCGGTAGACGGCCTCCCGCATGCAGGCGTAGTCGTCGGGACCCTCGACGGTCCGAATCCGAAAGCGCCGGTATTCAGACTTCTTGGGCCGACCGCCCTCGAAGACGACGACCCCGCCGACGTTCCACTGCCCTTGGATGTTCGAGATGTCGAAGCCCTCGATGCGGTACGGAAACGTCGGCAGGTTCAGCATGTGCTGAAGCGACCGGAGGGTCGCATATTCGTCGGCGGCCTCGCCCTCGGGGGCGCTCCGCAGGAGCTGACGGGCGTGGTGGCCGACCCACTCGAGACGGTCCCGGTCGGCGTCCGACAGTTCAGCCGGGACCCGAAGACGGACGGGCCGACCGAAGTGCCGCTCGAGCCAGGCCTCCAGTTCAGACCGCTCGGCCAGGTCCACGGGAAGCCAGACCTCGTCAGGCGGCTGGGCGACCGTCAGGTAAAACTGGGTCAGGACCTGGACCCACCACTCGTCGTCGAGCAGGACCTCCGTCTCGGGCGGCGGCTCGAGGCCCGGGAGCCGGTCCCAGACGAACTCCCGCCGGTCCACGAAGAGGCCGTGGCGGATGAGGAAGACGACGAGGACCACGCGCCCGCCCTCGACGGCGGCGCCGACGAGGTCGACGGACCGCCCGGTCGGGTCGACGATGCGGGACGTCGGCGTCCAGTCCCGGAGGGCCCGGACGGCGTCCCGATAGAAGGCGGCCGCCTCGAACTCCATCCGGCGGGCGTGCTCTTGCATCCGGCGTTCCAGCTCGGCCAGGACGCCCGCCCGGTCGCCCTCGAGGAAGCGGACGGCGGCCTCGGCGTCGGCCCGGTAGGCGTCCCGGTCGATGTAGTGCATGCAGGGGCCCGAGCACCGCCGGATGTGGTACAGCAAGCACACGGGGTACGTCCGGGTCCCGTCCAGGGGCAGGTCGCAGGCCCGGATGCGGAAGATGCGGTGGACGAACTGGAGGACCCGGCGGGCGTGGCCGACCGAGAGGAAGGGCCCGAAGTAGCGAGCCCCGTCGTTTTCGATGCGGAAGGCGACCTCGGCCCGAGGATACGGCTCCTGGAGGGTGATGCGGACGTACGGAAGGTTGCGGGTGTCCTTCAGGAGGGCATTGTACCGGGGCTGGTGCCGCCGGATCATCTGAGCCTCGAGGATGAGGGCCTCGAGGGGCGTCTGGGTCGCGACCCAGTCGACGTAGGCCGCCTCCCGGAGGAGGTAGGGGACCATCGGGCGGGTGTCGTGGCCCGAAAAGTACTGGCGGACCCGGTCCCGAAGGGAATTGGCCTTCCCGATGTACAGGAAGCGGCCCCGGCGGTCCTTAAAAAAGTAGACCCCCGGCTGATTCGGCATCTTCCGGACCCGCTCGACGAGACTCGAACGAACGTTCCCAGTGACCATTTACTGTCTACCACCTACCATCTGCCGGAGGACGTACGGCAGGATCCCCCCGTAGCGGTAGTACGTGACCTCGACGGGCGTGTCGAGGCGGGCGATGGCCGTAAACGTCTGCGTCGTCCCATCGGGTCGGACGGCCCGGACGCGGACCCGGGCCCGGGGCTGAAGGCCCTCGGCGATACCCTCGATGTGGAAGACCTCATGGCCCGTCAGGCCGAGCGTCTCCCGGTCCTGGCCCGGCTCGAACTCCAGGGGCAGGACGCCCATCCCGACGAGGTTGCTCCGGTGGATCCGCTCGAAGCTCTCGGCCAAGACGGCCCGGACGCCCAGCAGGAAGGTCCCCTTGGCGGCCCAGTCCCGGGAGCTTCCCGAGCCGTACTCCTTGCCGGCGATGACGATGAGGGGCGTCCCGTCGGCCCGGTAGCGCATGGCGGCGTCGTAGACGGTCATGACCTCGCCGGTCGGCAGGTAGACCGTCCAGCCGCCCTCGGGCAGGGACCCTCCATCGCCCGGGCGCCGAAGGAGGTTTCGGAGCCGGATGTTGGCGAAAGTGCCCCGGATCATGACCTCGTGATTGCCCCGGCGGGCGCCATAGGTGTTGAACTCCGACGGCGGGACGCCCCGGCGGATGAGGTACTGGCCGGCGGGGCTCTTCTCGGGGATGGCCCCGGCCGGCGAGATGTGGTCCGTCGTGACCGAATCGCCGAGGAGGACGAGGACGCGGGCGCCGTGGATGTCCTGCAGGGGCGGCGGTTCCAGGGGCAGGTCCCGGAAGAAGGGCGGCTCCTGGATGTAGGTCGAGTCGGGGTCCCATCGGTAGAGCTCGCCGCGGGGGACGGGCAGGGCCCGCCACCGGGCGTCGCCCCGAAAGACCTGGGCATACCGCCGCCGGAAGACTCTCGGATTCAGGACCCGCCGCATGAGGGACCGAACCTCTTCATGGGTCGGCCAGAGGTCTCGCAGGTAGACGGGCCGGCCGTTGGGGTCCCGACCGAGGGGCTCGTTCAGGACGTCGATGTCCATCGTCCCGGCCAGGGCGTAAGCGACGACCAGGGGCGGCGACATCAGGTAGCTCGCCCGGACGTGGGGATTGATGCGGCCCTCGAAGTTGCGGTTGCCGCTCAGGACGGCGACGGTCACGAGGCCATTTTCCTCGATGGCTCGGGCGACGGGCTCCGGCAGGGGGCCGCTGTTGCCGATGCACGTCGTACAGCCGTAACCGACGAGGTGGAACCGCAGGGCTTCCAAGTAGGGTAAGAGACCCGATTCGGCCAGGTAGTCCGTCACGACCCGGGAGCCCGGGGCCAGGCTCGTCTTGACGTGGGGCGGCACGGTCAGGCCCCGCTCGACGGCCTTCTTGGCCAGGAGGCCGGCCCCGACCATGACGGACGGGTTCGACGTGTTCGTACAGCTCGTGATGGCGGCGATGACGACGCTCCCGTGACCGACGGCCGTCTTCAGGCCGTCCAGCGAGACCTCCACGCGGCGGCCGACGAGCTCGTCCACGGAGGCCGAGGCCCCGTCGGCCGGCAGGAAGGTCCGCAGAGCTTCTCGGAAGGCCTGGCGGGCCGTCCGCAGGGGGACCCGGTCGTGGGGCCGCCGGGGGCCGGCGATGGTCGGCTCGACGGTCGAGAGGTCCAGCTCGACGACGTCGCTGTACAGGGGCTCCGGGGCGTCCGGCGTCCAGAACAGGCCCTGGGCCTTCATGTAGCGCTCGACCCGCTCGACGTGCCGGGGGTCCCGCCCCGTGCCCCGGAGGTACTCGAGCGTGGCGTCATCGACGGGGAACAGGTTGACCGTCGAACCGCACTCGGGGGCCATATTCGCCAGGGTCGCCCGGTCCTCGACCCGGAGGCTCCGGACGCCGGGCCCGAAGAACTCGACGAACTTGCCGACGACGCCCTTCTGCCGGAGAAGGTGCGTGACCGTCAGGACGAGGTCCGTCGCCGTCGCCCCCTCGGGGAGCTCGCCGGTCAGGCGGACGCCGATGACTTCCGGGACGAGCATGTAGATGGGCTGGCCCAGCATGACGGCCTCGGCCTCGATGCCGCCGACGCCCCAGCCGAGGACGCCGAGGCCGTTGATCATCGTCGTATGCGAATCCGTCCCGACGAGCGTGTCGGGGAAGGCTTCGGGGACCCCGTCCGGGGCCGTCCGGACCTGGACGACCGACGCCAGGTACTCGAGATTGACCTGATGGACGATGCCCGTCCCGGGCGGGACGACCCGGAAGTTGCGGAAGGCCCGCTGGGCCCACCGGAGGAAGGCATAGCGCTCCCGGTTCCGCTCGTATTCCATCGCCACATTCTGCTCGAAGGCGTCGACCGACCCGAAGAAGTCGACCTGGACCGAGTGGTCGATGACGAGGTCGACCGGCACGACGGGGTTGACCCGCCGGGGGTCTCCGCCGAGACGCCGGACGGCCGCCCGCATGGCCGCCAGGTCGGCCACGCAGGGGACGCCCGTAAAGTCCTGCAGGAGGACCCGCTCGGGCCGGAAGGGGATCTCGAGGCGGGGGACGTCCCGGGGGTTCCACCGGGCCAGGGCGACGACGTCGTCCCACCGGACGACCTCGCCGTCGTAATGGCGCAGGAGGTTCTCCAGGAGGATGCGGATCGAGTAGGGCAGGCGCCGGGTGTCGGCCAGGCCCGTCTCGTCGAGGTAGCGGAGGCTGTAGATGCGGAAGCGCCCGTCCGGCGTGTCGAGCCATCGGACGGCGTCGGGGAACCCAGGGGGTCGGTCCGTCATGACGGCGTCTCCTCGGGGGCCGAAGATGTCAGAGAGGGCGGCGTCGGATATATTATAGGCGGTGGGGCCGTAAGGCAGTAGGGTCGCTCGAGGGCCCGGCCGTTCGGGCCAGCTCCCGAATCCCGCAGGGCCGAATTCCCGGATATGGACAAGGAACGGCGCGCACGGGACGAGATCGTCCTCCTGGTCGACGACCGGGACCGTTTCACGGGCCGGTATGCCTCTCGGGCCGAGGCCCATCGGGGCGACGGCCTCCATCACCGGGCCTTCGTCTGTATCCTGTTCGACCGGGCCGGCCGGGTCTTGCTTCAACGTCGGCGCCACTGGCTGTGGGACGGCCTGTGGGACCTGACGGCCGTCAGCCATGTCCTCTACCGGGACGGCCGCCGGGAGACTTATGCTCAGGCCGCCGCTCGGGCGCTTCGGAAGGAGATGGGCATCACCGGCGTTCGGGTCCGAAAAGCGACGGGCTTCAACTACTTCGTCCGGCACCCGGCCCGAGACGCCTGCGAAAACGAGTACTGCGCCGTTTTGGTCGGCTCCTACGACGGTCCCGTCCGGCCGGACGCCGAGGACGTCTACGAGTATTGCTGGGTGGCCTGGGAAGACTTCGTCCGGGACGTGAAGACCCGTCCCGAGGCGTACACGCCCTGGGCCCGCCTGAGCGTCGAGGCCCTGGCCCGGGTCGGCTGGGAGCCTGGGAGATAGGTGCCGGGTGTCGGGTGTTCGACGTCGGAAGGACCTGACACCCGGCCCCCCACACCGAACATCCGACGGGGAGGTTACGGAGATGAGCGACCGCTTGGGACGGACCCAGCAGGCCCTGAAGGCCGTCACGCAGGGGGCGGCCTTGGACTTTGCGACGGCCCGCCAGCTCGGCGAGGACATCGCCTCTGGGGAACTCCCGCCGGAGCTGGTCGGCGCCGTCCTGACGGCCCTGGCCATGCGGGGGGAGGCCCCTTCGGAGATCGCCGGCCTGGCGGACGCCATGCGTTCGCAGGCCCGGCGGGTCGAGCATCCCCTGACGCGGACGGCGGTCGACACGTGCGGCACGGGCGGGGACGGCTTCCATACGTGGAACGTCTCGACGGCGGCGGCCTTCGTCGTGTCCTCGCTGGGTGTGCCTGTCGTCAAGCACGGCAATCGGGCCGTCTCCTCCCAGTGCGGGAGCGCCGACGTCCTGCAGGCCCTGGGTATCGCCTGGCCCGACACGCCGGAGAAGGCCGCCCAGCTCCTTCACGACACGCACTTCACCTTTCTCTTCGCACCCTATTTCCATCCGGCCATGAAGGCCGTCGCCCCGATCCGGCGGCATTTGGGCATCCGGACCGTCTTCAACATCCTGGGACCCCTCACGAATCCGGCCTTCGTGCGGTACCAGATGATCGGCGTCTTCCGGCGGGACCTCTTGGAGCGCTTGGCCCCTGTATTTACCCACCTGGGTCACGAGCGGGTCCTCCTGGTCCATCACGAGACCGGTATGGACGAAGCCGCCTCCTTCGGCCAGACCTACGTCGTCCGGGTCGAGCGGCAGGGGACCGACGTGACCTTTCACGAGGATTGTCTGAACCCTCGGGCCTGGGGCCTCGGGTCCGGCTCGGTCGAGGACCTGCGGGGCGGTTCGCCGGAGGAGAACGCCCAGATCATCGGGGACCTCTTGCGGAATCGGGACCGGGGCCCCCGGCGGGACACCCTGCTCGTGAACTCGGCCCTGGCCCTCTGGGCCGCCGGTCGGGTCGGTACGGTCGAAGAGGGCCTGGCCCAGGCCGAGGAAGCCCTGACCAGCGGGCGTGCCTATGACCAGCTCGAGCGTCTCCGCCAGCGGTCCGGCCCGGCGTGACGCCCTCCCCGACGGCTTTCGGGCCTTTCGCCGACGATGGCCGGGCCTCCTCGTCGCGTGGGCCGGGATGGGGGTCGCCGCGCTGGGCCGGGCCCCGCTCCCGGCCGGGGTCCATGCCCCCTACTCTCAGGTCGTCTACGACCGCCGCGGGGAGGTCTTGCGGATATTCCTGACGCCCGACGAGAAGTGGCGCATCGAGGCCCGTCTGGACGAGATCGACCCTCTCCTCGTCCGGGCGACGGTCTGCTTTGAGGACCGCTTCTTCTGGTTTCATCCCGGCGTGAACCCCCTGGCCGTCCTCCGGGCGGCCTGGCAGAACGTGCGGGCCGGCCGCATCGTCTCGGGCGGCTCGACCCTCTCGATGCAGTCGGCCCGCATCGTGGAGCCCCGTCCCCGCACCTGGCGGGCCAAGCTGGTCGAGGCCCTTCGCGCCTTCCAGTACGAGCTTCGCCTGGGCAAGCGGCGGATTCTCGAACTCTACCTCAGTCGGGCCCCTTACGGCGGCAACCTGGAGGGCGTGACGGCGGCGGCCCTGGCCTACTTCGGTCGCCCGCCCCGGCGGCTCACGCCGGCCGAGGTCGCCTTCCTGGTGAGCCTGCCCCAGGCGCCCGTGTCCCGCTCCCTCCTGCGGGCTTCGCCGTCCGAGGTGAGAAAGGCTCGGGACCGCGTCCTGGCCCGTATGCGGGCCTGCGGCCTCCTGTCGGAAGCGGCCTACCGGTCGGCCCTGCGGGAAAGCGTCCCGACGGGCCTGCGGCCCATGCCGGCCCGGGCGCTCCACGCTACGGACTATCTGCACGCCCTCTTCCCCCAGGCGGCTCGCATCCGTTCGACCCTGGACGCCGACGTTCAGCGGACCGTCGAGAGCCTCGTCCAGGCCTATCGGCCCGTGGTCTACCGGAACGGGGCTACGAACGTGAGCGTCGTCGTCATCGAAAACTCGACGCGGAAGGTCCGGGCCCTGGTCGGGTCCCTGGACTACTGGGACGAGGCTCACGACGGTCAGGTCCCGGGCTTTCTGGCGCCCCGGTCACCGGGCTCGGCCCTGAAGCCCTTCCTGTATGCTCTCGCCCTCCAGAAGGGGGTCATCACGACGGAAACGCTCTTAGAAGACTATCCGACGAGCATCCGGGGGTACCAGCCCGTCAACTTCAGCGGCACGTTCCGGGGCCTCGTCCGGGCCGAGGAGGCCCTGGCCTATTCCCTGAACGTCCCCTTCGTCCACCTCCTCCGGCGGACGGGATTCCGGGACTTTCTCCGGCTCCTCGAACGGGGCGGGATCGACGTCCGGTCCGGCGTGGACTACGGCCTCTCGGTCATCACGGGCGCCCTGGAGGTGCGGCTCCTGGACCTGACGAACCTGTACGTGACCCTGGCCCGGGACGGCCGGCACGGCCCGCCGGTCCTCGTCGAGGACGCGTCCCGTCCGGAGACCGAACGCCGGCTCCTCCATCCCGGCGCCGTCGTCCTGACCCGCCGGGCTTTGGCCCTGCGGGACCGACCCGACGCCCCCCACCTTCGAGCGGTCACGCTTCCCCGGGCGACCGTCTACTGGAAGACGGGGACCTCCTGGGGACGGCGGGACGCCTGGAGCGTCGGCTTCCACGCGGGCTATACCGTCGGCGTGTGGGTCGGCAACTTCTCGGGCGAGGGCGCCGAAGGGATCGTCGGCGGGGAGCTGGCGGCGCCCCTCATGTTCGACGTCCTGAACGCCCTGCCGGCGCCGGCCCCCGAACTGCGGCCCCCGCCGGACGCCGACCTGACGCGGGTCCCCGTGTGCCCCTTCTCCGGGGAGCGGCCGACCGACGCCTGCCCCGGCGTCCGCTGGGTCCTCGCCGTGCGGGACGCCGCTCCGCTTCGGGCGTGTCCCTACCACCGGCGCCTGCTCGTCGAGCGGGACTCGGGCCGCCGGATGTGCCCCTGGAGGTCCTATGCCCCGGACGAAGTCACGGCCCGGGTCTTTACCGTCCTGCCGCCCCTGGCGGCGGCCTTTCTGGGCATGCCGGCTTCGACCGAGCCGCCCCCCTCAGAGTCGTGCGGCCCACCGGAGGCGGCCCCGGAGCTCCGCATCCTCAGCCCCCTGGACGGGGCGACCTACCTGCTGAGCGCCGACGTCCGGGGAAGCGGCGGCATCCCCTTGCGGGCCGTGACGCCGGCGCCGGACCGTCGCATCTTCTGGTTCGTCAACGACCGGTTCGTCGGCTCGACGGCCTCGGGCGGCGTTCAGGTCATCCGGCTTCCGCCGGGACCGGTCACCGTCGTCGCCGTCGACTCGACGGGCCGCGCCGACCGGGCCCACCTGCACGTCCTCCCCCCGTGAGCCGGTCCGGGGGAAACCAACGCCGGAGAGCCTCCCGAAACTTATGGAAAGCAGGGTCCTGGCAACCTTTCAGGCTGACCCGTGTGGCCAATTGATGATACAAGGCTGACGAGCGAGGAATCCCCCTCCTTTGCAAAACTTCTTCCACTGCCTCCTTGGGTCGCTCCGGTTTGCGTCCCACTCCACCCCCGTATCGGGCTACGACTTGGCACCAGAGGTCCCTATCGCCGCCTGCCAGGACTTCCACGACGTGAGGGGATGAGGTAAAAACCCACACCTCCAGCTCGGGATCCAGCACGATGACGACAGATCGGTCCCTCCATCCCGATTGATCCAGCTGATCTTGTACTGCGGCTTCTAATTGTTGCGCCGTCTTCTCCTCATCTCCGCATCCTTCCCGGTCAAACATGACCAACGCATACCGAGAATCGGACCGGTAAGGTTGCAGGAGAGCCGAAGCATTCCGGCGCACACCGGGGTCCTTATGGGGATGACGGATGATCTCGAAGGTGACAGGCCGTATCCCCAATGCTTTGGGGGCGTGACAGCAGTCCGCGGACGGCCATCTCCATGTCCAGGTCTGCGACCAAGACGATGAGATCCCGCATCACCCCAAAATCCCGCTGGCCAGGAGGTCGCCCAGGCTGACTTCTCGCCGCCACTCTTGAAGCCTGGGATGGCGGTCGCCACTCACGATGTCCGTAGCGCCGCTTTCTGTCCGGGCGAAACACAACAGGTCTTTCGGCTCTGCAAGATTCAAAAAGACCGGCGAGTGAGTCGCACAGAGCACTTGGCCCGCATACGCCGATGAGAGCGATTGATACACGGCTTCCGCGGCTCGGGGGTGGATGCCGTTCTCCGGCTCTTCGATGAGGTAAATCCTGTCGGCTTCGGGCAAATAGGCCAGTAGCGTGAGGGCGAAAAATCGTAGCGTTCCGTCAGAGAGGAGCCATGAAGGGAGTTTTAGCCCCGAACAGAACTCCACCTCGATGTACCGGTGTCGGTCTTCCTCGCGTTCGGCCACACGAATCGTCTTGATGTCTGGGAGGACCGTCCGGACATGGTCTACCCAGTGTTGCAGTCTGTCTTGGCCCAACCGCTGGAGGAGGATCGGCAGGTTGGACCCGTCCGGCTGGAAGCTTACCGGAGCATCGGGCGAGCAGGGGGACCGCATCAGCCGACTGTTGAGCTGAAGGAGCTGGATGCCCTCCGACAGGACTCGACGGGTCCATACGGTCGCGCCGAACCGGTCCTCCTCCTCAGGTACGGCCATAAGCCCCGCTTTTCCTGACGGAGGCCGGAGTGGGAAATTCCAATCCGTGGTCTCTGAGCGAATATATACCCGCCCTTCCGGCGTGCGCATCATGATTTTCCGCCAACCCGGCGGTGTATGCTTACCCGGTTCGATCATGATGGTCGGCGGTGGCAGAAGGTCTTGGGGGAAAAGGGGGAGCTGGCGTTTGGGTTCCCCTTTCGAGTGTACGGCAGATTCCTTCAGCAACCAGAAATTCTCTGCCAGCAGCCCGATGCTTCCGTCTTCCCGCCGACCGACACGGACTTCATAGCGCACGTAGGGGTAATGGGCGGAATCCTTGGGATCCTTGAGCCTTTCGGTCAATCCTTCCGGTAGTCGCATGTCAATGGCCAGTTCAAAGGCGTTGCCTTCCCGACGCCAGAGGAGCTCCTCCAATTGCCGGGCCCGCTCACGGACGGCAGGTTCGACGCCTTGCCATAGCAGGTCACGCAAAAAGGTCAATACGTCCAGAAACGTGCTTTTCCCGCTGGCGTTGGGTCCGATGAGGACCTGGAAGCGTCGCAGGGATTGAGAGATGTAGCGTAGACACTTATACGACAGGACTTCCACCCGAGTGATCATCCCCACCCCT
Encoded here:
- the pbpC gene encoding Penicillin-binding protein 1C, which codes for MTSSSVSASGPARRDALPDGFRAFRRRWPGLLVAWAGMGVAALGRAPLPAGVHAPYSQVVYDRRGEVLRIFLTPDEKWRIEARLDEIDPLLVRATVCFEDRFFWFHPGVNPLAVLRAAWQNVRAGRIVSGGSTLSMQSARIVEPRPRTWRAKLVEALRAFQYELRLGKRRILELYLSRAPYGGNLEGVTAAALAYFGRPPRRLTPAEVAFLVSLPQAPVSRSLLRASPSEVRKARDRVLARMRACGLLSEAAYRSALRESVPTGLRPMPARALHATDYLHALFPQAARIRSTLDADVQRTVESLVQAYRPVVYRNGATNVSVVVIENSTRKVRALVGSLDYWDEAHDGQVPGFLAPRSPGSALKPFLYALALQKGVITTETLLEDYPTSIRGYQPVNFSGTFRGLVRAEEALAYSLNVPFVHLLRRTGFRDFLRLLERGGIDVRSGVDYGLSVITGALEVRLLDLTNLYVTLARDGRHGPPVLVEDASRPETERRLLHPGAVVLTRRALALRDRPDAPHLRAVTLPRATVYWKTGTSWGRRDAWSVGFHAGYTVGVWVGNFSGEGAEGIVGGELAAPLMFDVLNALPAPAPELRPPPDADLTRVPVCPFSGERPTDACPGVRWVLAVRDAAPLRACPYHRRLLVERDSGRRMCPWRSYAPDEVTARVFTVLPPLAAAFLGMPASTEPPPSESCGPPEAAPELRILSPLDGATYLLSADVRGSGGIPLRAVTPAPDRRIFWFVNDRFVGSTASGGVQVIRLPPGPVTVVAVDSTGRADRAHLHVLPP